A segment of the Heterodontus francisci isolate sHetFra1 unplaced genomic scaffold, sHetFra1.hap1 HAP1_SCAFFOLD_654, whole genome shotgun sequence genome:
gaggcccctcccccgctctgtctccatttgACAGTctgctcccccgctctgtctccatggtgacagtcccctcccccgctctgtctccatggtgagaggcccctcccccgctctgtctccatggtgacattcccctcccccgctctgtctccatggtgagatgcccctcccccgctctgtctccatggtgacaggcccctcccccgctctgtctccatggtgagaggcccctcccccgctctgtctccatggtgacaggcccctccccctcctctgattattgaattaatttaacaattgtattaaagggatattttagcacattcttcacctgctctctgaactgagtctgggtcacggcgtaaatcacagtgtttgtggagcagctcaggagctggagcatgaaggacaattccatcagaaactgagggagataaacagaccgataacccatcCAGGTCATCCGgtaccatatagaatacaccattaacagggcccacaacagcatgaaattaccagagataactaacagtaaaatgatagatttccttcgactctccatctcggggtctctgtgactctccccactgctgtgagcccggagtctcctgcgtcctctgctgctcactaaaatgtgtctgacggtgagagcgttgagcagcagaatcagcacaaatgggatgaccggggttagaatgttgtggaggaactcgattgttccccagacacgagaatcctGAACATCCTCTGTTACCAAACAAAACCAGGGGGTGTTCCCCAGCaaataccgacccgtgaacataaaataccagaagatgttctttaaacagctcagcacactcaccgttcccacaaccacagcacatgttttctcactgcaatatttacttttcagattctgacaacaaatggccacaaatcgatcaaaggtgaaagtgacggtgaaccagacagaacagtctgtgactgtgtaaagcaggacggcgtggatattacacacggggatgtaccacaggaactgaaactgttcataataaacaatgggaatgtgtctgaatatcaggtccaggataatgaccagtagatccgccgctgacatggccaccaggtaccgagtgacacatttggagagaccgcactttccccgagacaggatcccaatcgtcagcaagttaactgtgaggaagggaaataaacagagaaattagacatcagactggagcaatgttaccagatctgtgtatgtgtgtgagtgtcagaaataaacagagaaattagacatcagactggagcaaagttaccagatcagtgtatgtgtgtgagtgtcagaaataaacagagaaattaggcatcagactggagcaaagttaccagatcagtgtatgtgtgtgagtgtcagaaataaacagagaaattagacatcagactggagcaaagttaacagatcaatgtatgtgtgtgagtgtcagaaataaacagagaaattagacatcagacggcagcaatgttaccagatctgtgtatgtgtgtgagtgtcagaaataaacagataaattagacatcagacggcagcaatgttaccagatctgtgtatgtgtgtgagtgtcagaaataaacagagaaattaggcatcagactggagcaaagttaccagatctgtgtatgtgtgtgagtgtcagaaataaacagagaaattagacatcagactgcagcaatgttaccagatctgtgtatgtgtgtgagtgtcagaaataaacagagaaattagacatcagactgcagcaatgttaccagatctgtgtatgtgtgtgagtgtcagaaataaacagagaaattagacatcagactgcagcaatgttaccagatctgtgtatgtgtgtgagtgtcagaaataaacagagaaattagacatcagactgcagcaatgttaccagatctgtgtatgtgtgtgagtgtcagaaataaacagagaaattagacatcagactgcagcaatgttaccagatctgtgtatgtgtgtgagtgtcagaaataaacagagaaattagacatcagacggcagcaatgttatcagatctgtgtatgtgtgtgagtgtcagaaataaacagagaaattagacatcagactgcagcaatgttaccagatctgtgtatgtgtgtgagtgtcagaaataaacagagaaattagacatcagactgcagcaatgttaccagatctgtgtatgtgtgtgagtgtcagaaataaacagagaaattagagagagagagggtgtgtgcgtatttgagataatgtgattcagcaagtgtgtgtgtgtgagagagaatgtgagcgagagagagacagagtgtgtgtgtgtaaatatatataaatatatatacatatatatctcagtgtctgggtactggagtgtctgtgtatatatatatatatcagtctcagtgtcagggctgtgatgtgtgtgtgtgtgcatatatataagtctcagtgtctgtgctgtggtgtgtgtgtgtgtgatgtgtgtgtgtgtgcatatatataagtctcagggtctgttcagaggtgtgtgtgtgtgtgtgtgtgtgtgtgtgtgtgcatatatatgtctcagtgtctgttctgtggtgtgtgtgtgtgtatgtgtgcatatatataagtctcagtgtctgggctgtggtgtgtgtgtctgtgtgtgtgtgtgtgagcatatatataattctcagtgtctgttctgtggtgcgtgtgtgtgcatatatataagtctcagtgtctgggctgtggtgtgtgtgtgtgtgcatatatataagtctcagtgtctgggctgtggtgtgtgtgagtgtgtgtgtgtgtgtgtgcatatatataagtctcagtgtctgggctgtggtgtctgtgtgtgtgtgtgtgtgagtgcatatatataagtctcagggtctgggctgtggtgtgtgtgtgtgtgtgtgtatgtgtgtgtgcatatatatatgtctcagtgtctgggctgtggtgtgtgtgtgtgtgcatatatataagtctcagggtctgggctgtggtgtgtgagtgtgtgtgtgtgtgtgtgtatatatataagtctcagtgtctgggctgtggtgtctgtgtgtgtgtgtgtgtgtgtgtgagtgcatatataagtctcagggtctgggctgtggtgtgtgtgtgtgattgtgtatgtgtgtgtgcatatatatatatgtctcagtgtctgggctgtggtgtgtgtgtgtgtgcatatatataagtctcagggtctgggctgtggtgtgtgtgtgtgggtgtgtgtgtgtgtatatatataagtctcagggtctgggctgtggtgtgtgtgtgtgtgtgtgcgtgtgtgtgcatatatataagtctcagtgtctgggttgtggtgtgtgtgtgtttgtgtgtgtgtgcatatatataagtctcagtgtctgggctgtggtgtgtgtgtgtgtgtgtgtgtgtgtgtgagtgtgtgtgtgagtgtgtgtgcatatatataagtctcagtgtctgggctgtggtgtgtgtgtgtgtgtgtgtgtgtgtgtgtgtgtgtgtgtgtgtgtgtgcatatatataagtctcagtgtctgggctgtagtgtgtgtgtgtgtgtgtgtgtatatatatataagtctcagtgtctgggctgtggtgtgtgtgtgtgtgggtgtgtgtgtgggtgtgagtgagggagtgtgtgtgtgtgtgtgcgcatatatacaggaatcagtgtctgggctgtggtgtgtgtgtgtgtgtgtgtgtgtgtgtgtgcaaatatataggaatcagtgtctgggctgtggtgtgtgtgtgtgtgtgagtgtgtgtgtttgtgtgtgtgcgtgtatgtaagtctcagtgtcagggctgtggtgtgtgtgtgtgtgtgtgtgtgtgcatatatacaggaatcagtgtctgggctgtggtgtgtgtgtgtgtgtgtgcatgtatataggaatcagtgtctgggctgtggtgtgtgtgtgtgtgtgtgtgtgtgtgtgtgcatatctataagtctcagtgtctgggctgtggtgtgtgtgtgtgtgtgtgtgcatatatataggaatcagtgtctgggctgtggtgtgtgtgtgtgtgtgtgtgtgtgtgtgcatatatataagtctcagtgtctgggctgtggtgtgtgtgtgtgtgtgtgtgtgtgtgtgcatatatataggaatcagtgtctgggctgtggtgcgtgtgtgtgtgtgtgtgtgtgtgtgtgtgtgtgtgagtgcatatatataggaatcagtgtctgggctgtggtgtgtgtgtgtgtgtgtgtgtgtgtgtgtgtgcatatatataactctcagtgtctgggcagtggtgtgtgtgtgtgtgtgtttgtgtgtgtgcatatatataagtctcagtgtctgggctgtggtgcgtgtgtgtgtgtgtgtgtgtgcatatatataggaatcagtgtctgggctgtggtgtgtgtatgtgtgtgtgcatatatataactctcagtgtcttggctgtggtgtgtgtgtgtgtgtgtgtgtgtgtgtgtgtgtgcatatatataggaatcagtgtctgggctgtggtgtgtgtgtgtgtgtgtgtgtgcatatatataggaatcagtgtctgggctgtggtgtgcgtgtgtgtgtgtgtgtgtgtgtgtgcgtgtatataagtctcagtgtctgggctgtggtgtgtgtgtgtgtgtgcatatatataattctcagtgtctgggctgtggtgtgtgtgtgtgtgtgtgtgtgtgtgtgtgtgtgtgtgtgtgcatatatataagtctcagtgtctgggcagtggtgtgtgtgtgtgtgtgtttgtgtgtgtgcatatatataagtctcaatgtctgggctgtggtgtgtgtgtgtgtgtgtgtgtgtgtgtgtgcatatatataattctcagtgtctgggctgtggtgtgtctgtgtgtgtgtgtgtttttgtgtgtgtgtgtgtgtgcatatatataggaatcagtgtctgggctgtggtgtgtctgtgtgtgtgtgtgtttttgtgtgtgtgtgtgtgtgtgtgtgtgtgtgtgtgcatatatataggaatcagtgtctgggctgtggtgtttgtttgtgtgtgtgtgtgtttttgtgtgtgtgggtgggtgtgtgtgtgtgtgtgcatatatataagtctcagtgtctgggctgtggtgtgtgtgtgtgtgcgtgtgtgtgtgtttgtgtgtgtgcgtgtgtgcatatatataagtctcagtgtctgggctgtgttgtgtgtgtgtgtgtgtgtgtgtgtgtgtgtgtgtgtgcatatatataagtctcagtgtctgggctgtggtgtgtgtgtgtgtgtgtgcatatatataggaatcagtgtctgggctgtggtgtgtgtgagtgtgtgtgtgtgtgtgtgtgtgtgtttgtgtgtgtgtgtgtttttgtgtgtgtgtgtgtgtgtgtgtgtgtgtgtgcatatatataggaatcagtgtctgtgctgtggtgtgtgtgtgtgtgtgtgtgtgtgtgtttgtgtgtgtgtgtgtgcgtgcatatacattagagtcagtgtctgagctgtggtgtgtgtttgtgtgtgtgtgtgtttttgtgtgtgtgtgtgagtgtgtgtgtgtgagtgtgtgtgagtgtgtgcatatatataggaatcagtgtctgggctgtggtgtgtgtgtgtgcatatatataagtctcagtgtctgggctgtggtgtgtgtgtgtgtgtgtttgtgtgcgcatatatataagtctcagtgtctgggatgtggtgtgtgtgtgatgtgtgtgtgtgtgtgcatatatataagtctcagtgtctgggatgtggtatgtgtgtgtgtgtgtgcatatatataagtctcagtgtctgggatgtggtgtgtgtgtgtgatgtgtgtgtgtgtgtgcatatatataagtctcagtgtctgggctgtggtgtgtgtgtgtgtgtgtgcacatatataagtctcagtgtctgggctgtggtgtgtgtttgtgtgtgtgtgtgtgtctgcatatatataagtctcagtgtctgggctgtggtgtgtgtgtgtgtgtgtgtgtgtgcatatatataagtctcagtgtctgggctgtggtgtgtgtgtgtgtgtgtgtgtgtgtgtgtgtgcgcatatatataactctcagtgtctgggctgtggtgtgtgtgtgtgtgtgtgtgtgtgcatatatataagtctcagtgtctgggctgtggtgtgtgtgtgtgtgtgtgtgtgtgtgtgtgtgtgcgcatatatataactctcagtgtctgggctgtggtgtgtgtgtgtatgtgtgtgtgcatatatataagtctcagtgtctgggatgtggtatgtgtgtgtgtgtgtgtgcatatatataagtctcagtgtctgggatgtggtgtgtgtgtgtgatgtgtgtgtgtgtgtgcatatatataagtctcagtgtctgggctgtggtgtgtgtgtgtgtgtgtgcacatatataagtctcagtgtctgggctgtggtgtgtgtttgtgtgtgtgtgtgtgtgtgcatatatataagtctcagtgtctgggctgtggtgtgtgtgtgtgtgtgtgtgtgtgcatatatataagtctcagtgtctgggctgtggtgtgtgtgtgtgtgtgtgtgtgtgtgtgtgtgtgtgtgtgtgtgtgtgcgcatatatataactctcagtgtctgggctgtggtgtgtgtgtgtgtgtgtgtgcatatatataagtctcagtgtctgggctgtggtgtgtgtgtgtgtgtgtgtgcatatatataagtctcagtgtctgggctgtggtgtgtgtgtgtgtgtgtgtgtgtgtgtgtatgtgcgcatatatattagtctcagtgtctgggctgtggtgtgtgcgtgtgtgtgtgtctgtgtatgtgtgtgtgtgtgtgtgcgcatatattttagtctcagtgtctgggctgtggtgtgtgtgtgtgtttgtgtgtgtgtgtgcatatttattagtctcactgtctgggctgtggtgtgtgtgtgtgtgcatatatataagtctcagtgtctgggctgttgtgtgtgtgtgtgtgtgtgtgtgtgtgtgtgtgtgtgtgtgtgtgtgtgtgtgtgtgtgtgtgcatatatataggaatcagtgtctgggctgtggtgtgtgtgtgtgtgtttttgtgtgtgtgtgggtgtgtttgacgctgtgtgtgtgtgtgagtgtgtgcaaatatataggaatcagtgtctgtgctgtggtgtgtgtgtgtgtgtgtgtgtgtgtttgtgtgtgtgtgtgtgcatatat
Coding sequences within it:
- the LOC137362833 gene encoding probable G-protein coupled receptor 139 — translated: VNLLTIGILSRGKCGLSKCVTRYLVAMSAADLLVIILDLIFRHIPIVYYEQFQFLWYIPVCNIHAVLLYTVTDCSVWFTVTFTFDRFVAICCQNLKSKYCSEKTCAVVVGTVSVLSCLKNIFWYFMFTGRYLLGNTPWFCLVTEDVQDSRVWGTIEFLHNILTPVIPFVLILLLNALTVRHILVSSRGRRRLRAHSSGESHRDPEMESRRKSIILLLVISGNFMLLWALLMVYSIWYRMTWMGYRSVYLPQFLMELSFMLQLLSCSTNTVIYAVTQTQFREQVKN